From Pleurocapsa sp. PCC 7319:
TAAAATATAGCTCTATTAAAGCGATAAGCTGTTTGGTTTTTACAGAGGCTATAAATTTTGATCATCATTTATTTTTTCAACTATCGAACATTTGCTCGTAATGCTTTAATGCAGCAGCGGCAATTTTGTTCCAATGGAGGTTATCAATCGCGTAACGTCGCCCTTTCAGACCCATTTCTTTCCATTCCGAACGAACACTTAGAAGTTCCATCAAACCATCTTTAATAGCCGCTACTTCTGGCGTAACTACAACACCACAGCCACTTGCTCTAACATGAGGTGCAATACCAGCAACCTCTGAAACTAACAACACTCGTCCTGCTAGCATTGCTTCAAGAGCAGACAAGCCAAACCCCTCAAAGCGAGAAGGCAGACAAAAGATATCATATTTTGAGATTATTAAAGAAGAAGAATCATAATCAGGTTCTAAAAAAGTAACTCTGTCTTTTGAAACGAGCCTAGTAGCCTTCTTTTGTAGTTTATCTTTGTCTCTCTGACCTGGACCTTGAATAGTCAGAGTTGCATTGGTTGCTCCAGCAATTTGAGCAAAAGCATCAAGTAGAATATCCAAGCCTTTATGATGAGTGTCTACGCGACCAAAGAAAAAGAACTTAGAAGCTTTATGCTCCCTCCATTTCAATGAAGACTCAGCAGGGACATCTTCAAGTAAAAAACCACCAGGTGCTTCTATAATGGGATTGTTAATTTCTAATTTTTGCAACCACTTGGCATGACGGCGATCGTATAGCTGTACAGCCTTAGAATCCCTTAGCATTCTTTTTTCAAAAAGATGCCAGTAAGGCCATTTTAAGTGGGAATTCTTTTTGAGCATAGCTGGATGGTAGATGTCCAAAGGTGCTGCTATGTAAGGTACTTTTAGTCTTTTTAGTAGACGAGATACTGAATAGACGCTGGGATGAAACGTTCCATTAATAACTACAATGGTATTATTTTTTTCGCTGATATAGTTACGAAAATATTGCTTTAACTCAGGTGAAATCGCAAATGATGGAGCTTCATTATGATTAGAAAAACATTCAATTTTGTAACCGATATCTGTCTGGAATGAACTAGCGTTCTGCCTCTCACACAATATCGTTACGTCGGCTCCACATGCTACCAAACCTGTAGCAAGTCCATGGATAATTGTGCTGGTTCCACCGATTGGTCTTTCTCCATAGGGTGAAAAATGTTTAAGATAAAAATATATTTTCATCACTACTTTGAGTGTCTATACGATTTCTCAGCAAGGATATTGGCAAAGTTGACTGTTTCGTTAACTTTTAATGGTTTCGTTCCAAACAGGCCTATGCGAGATAGGTGATAACCGCAATCACGTAAAAGAGTCAATAATTCTGCACTACTATTACCTGTAATTTGCAAGCGAGCATCACTGACTTCAACAATAATATATTCAACAACTCTTTGCTTTAATATATTTTTCATGCCTTTCAGTACCTTAAGCTCTGCTCCTTCTACATCAATCTTTATAAGCCTAATTTTATCTAAATTTGACTGTAGATAATAATCATCAAATTTGGTCGTTTTAACTTTTTCTGAGCCAAAATCTTCACTTTTGTTCGTAATGGGCATGATGCTACCCAACCCTGAATTTCTCTTTAAAGTACCTCTCATGACTGCATAACCATTTTCATCAGAACATGCTAATTTCTCCAATTTAGTCATAATAGTTAAATTACTATTATTAAGATTTTTTACATTCTGCTGTAAATATTCGGATAGGTAACTAGAAGGTTCAAAAGATATTATGCTTCCTGATGGACTCACATGATGAGCTGCAAGTACACTAAAGTAACCCAAGTTAGCCCCAATGTCTACAAAAGTATCTCCAGGGCGCAGAAGTTTCTTAAACAAGAGAGTTTCACGCAATTCGTAATACCCTAAGAAATATAAACTCTGCTGAGAATATTCTCGACAATCTCTAATTTCAAACATGCACAAGTTGTCCTTCGTAGAAACGACTACTGGCATATCAGGAAATGTGATTATTTCGTCGTATTGATTTAAAAACTGACGAATAATACTTCCTGTAAGAGGCAATTTTTGGGTAATTCTTCTCAATAATGATGCTTTTAACTTAAATTTCATATATTTAAACTCAATATTAAATCTTTGCGAAACTAAAAAAGATTTTTAGAAAAAAAATTTACGCAGTTGCCTTTGCTTCACAGATTTTTAAGCCCAAGTCTCTTGGCGGTACGCTTGGTCATTTCACTCAGGACAATACTTTCCACTTCAGACTCAACCTCCTCAATTGTCCTTGAAGCATCGACGATATAACCGTTAGGTAAACTGCGAACCAACTTCACATAAGCTTCCTGTTGTCTTGCTGTTTCCTCGAAGGAAACTTCTTGTTTTCGAGCTTGCAAGACTTCTGCTGGTGCATCCAGCAAAATCCACAAATCTGGCTGGGGAATCAACCATCCTACTAGTTTTGCTAACCAGTTAGAACCGCCATAACGATAGCGTCTAGTATCTACTAATAAATCGTGATAGTAACGATCAAATACAACAAAAGTTGATCGCACTAATTGGGGATAAATTTGAAAAATATAGCCTATAGAATAATCAATTAGAAAATAAAATAACTTGAGAGTAGAAGTTAGCCAACTTCGAGGGAGTTGACCGTGAGGATCTAAAACTGGGGGGCTATTATCACTTTTTCCTAATCCTAGTTTTGGTCGTAAATGTATATATTGGGTTTGGCGGAAGACTGGAGTTAGCTTTTCTTGAATTTCCGCGATCGCCGTACTTTTTCCAGAGCCATCTGCGCCAAGAAATACCACCATCAATCCTGTTGGTTGCCGAATGCGCTTAATTATCCGTACTAGCTCACCTGCCCAAAAATGCAAGACTTCGAGCGGATTTGCTCGTCCCACTTTTCCTAGTAATGCCGATCTTAAATTCTGAATATCTTCATACACTGGTTGCCAATTTCCACTGCTAGCAGTTTCAGCAATTAATTTGGCTTCAACTTCAGGCAAAAAATGCTTTAGTTGGAGATCGCATTTGTCTGGCTGTTCTTGATATAGTTCGCTTAATCGTTGTGCTTGGCTTTCATCCATTGCACCTTTAGCCAATTTCTTAACTAAATAGTAGGCAAATTCCAGTTCGGCTTTGGGTACGCTAAAAAACTTATAAGGTCGATTTTGGGATAAAAAATCTTTTCCTTGGAAGAATACCCGTCCATTGCGACGATAATCTTTAGATACGTCAAGCTGAATCAAAGCTGGGTTTCCTTCATATTCTCGACAAAGAATATAAGAAAAAGCAGTTGTCTCGTGTTGTAATACTTGGACTACTTGAGCTACATCCTGTTCGATAAGAAGCTGAGGAATTTGCTCTGGATTTTGGGAGATGGCATCTATATCTGAGTCTGAAGTAATTCCTTCTGGATAATTTTTATAGCCATGCAAAACGCATAAATTATGGTTTGCTTGTTTTAGTGCGGCAATAACTCGACTGAATAAGTCTGATTCGCCTCGATGCTGTGGTGCAAAACTAATAGTATCAGAAGTAGTAGATGATTCGATTTTAGACATTTTTCTCCAGATTCAAGTTTTTAGAATTTAGCCGAGAAGTAATTTGTAGTTGTACCCATTGCGCTAACCAGAAAAAGGCTTTACCTAAAAATAAAGTAAGTCCCTGAGGCAGTCCGTATCGCCTTATTTGATAAAAGAATTGCGTTGGTAGGCGGAACGGTGACTTTTTATGCCAAAAAAGCTCATGCCAAGAATTGATTAAAGTCAGTTGGGGATTAAAATAGCTAAATAAATCTACTCTGGAAGTTCCTGGATCTACTAGAGTCGCGATCGCATCCCCCAAAATATGGGCTTTAAAACCTGCACGGGTTGCTTTGAGGGTATACATACTGTCTCCAGCGTAATGAGGAAACTTCTCTACCTCTGGTAATCCGATGCGGTCAACTACAGCAACAGGAATTCCCACACACCACCCAGAAGTTCCTTCCACTTCTACCGTTTCTCCAGAGCGAGCAGCTTGACCTTTTCTGCCACGAAAACCACTATAACGGGCTGGTTCAGTTGCTCCTGGGGTATAGAAACTGGCACTAGCAATGGTATCGGGATGCTGCTCCATAAATGCTACCAGTTGAGGCAAGGCATTGGGTTCGGGAAGACAATCATCATTGAGCCAAATGAAATATTTGGCATCTCTTTCGTAGCCATACTGCATACCCAAAGCGATCGCTCCTGTCCACCAGAGATCGCCATCGCCAACTATGACAGTAGC
This genomic window contains:
- a CDS encoding glycosyltransferase produces the protein MKIYFYLKHFSPYGERPIGGTSTIIHGLATGLVACGADVTILCERQNASSFQTDIGYKIECFSNHNEAPSFAISPELKQYFRNYISEKNNTIVVINGTFHPSVYSVSRLLKRLKVPYIAAPLDIYHPAMLKKNSHLKWPYWHLFEKRMLRDSKAVQLYDRRHAKWLQKLEINNPIIEAPGGFLLEDVPAESSLKWREHKASKFFFFGRVDTHHKGLDILLDAFAQIAGATNATLTIQGPGQRDKDKLQKKATRLVSKDRVTFLEPDYDSSSLIISKYDIFCLPSRFEGFGLSALEAMLAGRVLLVSEVAGIAPHVRASGCGVVVTPEVAAIKDGLMELLSVRSEWKEMGLKGRRYAIDNLHWNKIAAAALKHYEQMFDS
- a CDS encoding FkbM family methyltransferase, which encodes MKFKLKASLLRRITQKLPLTGSIIRQFLNQYDEIITFPDMPVVVSTKDNLCMFEIRDCREYSQQSLYFLGYYELRETLLFKKLLRPGDTFVDIGANLGYFSVLAAHHVSPSGSIISFEPSSYLSEYLQQNVKNLNNSNLTIMTKLEKLACSDENGYAVMRGTLKRNSGLGSIMPITNKSEDFGSEKVKTTKFDDYYLQSNLDKIRLIKIDVEGAELKVLKGMKNILKQRVVEYIIVEVSDARLQITGNSSAELLTLLRDCGYHLSRIGLFGTKPLKVNETVNFANILAEKSYRHSK
- a CDS encoding glycosyltransferase family 2 protein; this translates as MTKDASKESAYIIIPVYNRRQITLSCLERLQSTGDLSRYQVVVVDDGSTDGTKEAIESLYPEATVIVGDGDLWWTGAIALGMQYGYERDAKYFIWLNDDCLPEPNALPQLVAFMEQHPDTIASASFYTPGATEPARYSGFRGRKGQAARSGETVEVEGTSGWCVGIPVAVVDRIGLPEVEKFPHYAGDSMYTLKATRAGFKAHILGDAIATLVDPGTSRVDLFSYFNPQLTLINSWHELFWHKKSPFRLPTQFFYQIRRYGLPQGLTLFLGKAFFWLAQWVQLQITSRLNSKNLNLEKNV